A single region of the Nicotiana sylvestris chromosome 6, ASM39365v2, whole genome shotgun sequence genome encodes:
- the LOC104235450 gene encoding uncharacterized protein yields METGVIVELQRNSPHWAKVVNEIVRIEKKIFPKHESLARSFDEELRKKNSGLLYTQVGADIAGYVMYSWPSSLCACITKLAVKENYRGQGHGEKLLKAAVQKCRTRNVHRISLHVDPTRTPAMQLYKKLGFQVDTLVEGYYSSDRNAYRMYLDFDME; encoded by the exons ATGGAAACGGGAGTGATAGTTGAACTGCAGAGAAACTCACCACATTGGGCTAAGGTAGTTAACGAAATAGTGAGAATAGAGAAGAAGATTTTCCCTAAACACGAGTCATTGGCTCGATCCTTTGATGAAGAACTCAGAAAGAAGAACAGTGGGTTGCTGTACACCCAAGTAGGTGCAGATATTGCTGGTTATGTCATGTACTCTTGGCCTTCTTCCCTTTGTGCTTGCATCACTAAATTAGCAG TGAAAGAGAATTACAGGGGACAAGGCCATGGAGAAAAATTGCTCAAGGCGGCGGTGCAGAAATGCAGAACAAGAAATGTTCATCGGATATCACTTCATGTAGATCCTACAAGGACTCCAGCAATGCAGCTATACAAGAAACTTGGTTTTCAAGTGGATACTCTTGTGGAGGGCTATTACTCTTCAGATAGAAATGCCTATAGGATGTATTTGGATTTTGACATGGAATAG